The following coding sequences lie in one Neosynechococcus sphagnicola sy1 genomic window:
- the proC gene encoding pyrroline-5-carboxylate reductase — protein MSIRFAMIGGGVMAEAILSRLLAQSFYQPQEVLVSEPQLQRRDFLQSRYGIQVTDANALTLQSVEVLVLAIKPQMLDLVVQDLTTHLAALPTAPCPLVLSILAGVPLRRLEIAFPNYPVVRAMPNTPATIGAGMTAIAPGQWTQSGHRTLARQIFLAVGEVVEVPEALMDAVTGLSGSGPAFVAVMIEALSDGGVAVGLPRAIAAQLALQTVLGTTQLLQESGMHPAQLKDQVTSPGGTTIAGVAQLEQAGFRSALMQAVRAAYERSQELGTL, from the coding sequence TTGTCCATTCGATTTGCCATGATTGGCGGCGGGGTAATGGCTGAAGCCATTCTGTCTCGCTTGCTAGCTCAAAGTTTTTACCAACCTCAGGAAGTCCTGGTGAGTGAGCCGCAACTCCAGCGGCGGGACTTCTTGCAGAGTCGTTACGGGATTCAGGTGACGGATGCGAATGCGTTGACCCTCCAGTCAGTGGAAGTATTGGTGCTGGCAATTAAGCCCCAGATGCTTGACCTCGTGGTGCAGGATCTCACAACTCATCTTGCTGCATTACCAACAGCGCCCTGCCCTCTCGTGCTCTCTATCCTGGCCGGAGTGCCTCTCCGGCGGTTAGAAATAGCCTTCCCTAACTATCCGGTGGTGCGTGCTATGCCCAATACCCCAGCAACCATTGGGGCTGGCATGACGGCGATCGCCCCAGGTCAGTGGACCCAATCAGGGCATCGAACCCTCGCACGGCAGATCTTTCTAGCTGTGGGTGAAGTTGTGGAAGTCCCAGAAGCACTGATGGATGCTGTCACAGGATTGTCGGGATCGGGGCCAGCCTTTGTCGCTGTGATGATCGAAGCCCTCAGCGATGGTGGAGTGGCAGTGGGGTTACCCCGGGCGATCGCGGCACAACTAGCTTTACAAACCGTGCTGGGGACAACGCAACTGCTGCAAGAATCAGGGATGCACCCGGCTCAACTCAAGGATCAGGTCACCAGTCCGGGGGGCACCACAATTGCTGGAGTGGCACAATTGGAACAGGCTGGGTTTCGCTCTGCCCTGATGCAAGCAGTTCGAGCTGCCTACGAGCGTTCCCAAGAGTTAGGAACCCTGTAA
- a CDS encoding glycosyltransferase, translated as MRALCHALEQQGVRVEYNRISATTPACLLNSFNFDVERLRAFQRQGCRLVHRVDGPIGTYRGFDDGSDRRIWQVNQELAAATIFQSHYSLQQHQELGYAMRSPVVIPNAANPQIFHAQGRQPFDRDRKIRLISSSWSSNPNKGAATYRWLEEHLDWQRFEYTFVGRSPLPFQRLRKVPPLPSEELAQLLRQHDIYITASQHDPCSNGLIEALTCGLPALYLQSGGHPEIVGAAGLGFHQPAAIPDLLEQLVGEYEQRQAQIALPSLTTVSRRYLAVLGLEIPVQGESHD; from the coding sequence ATGCGGGCTTTGTGCCATGCCTTGGAGCAGCAGGGGGTGCGGGTTGAATATAACCGGATTTCGGCAACCACTCCAGCCTGTCTCTTGAATTCCTTTAATTTTGATGTTGAACGGCTTCGTGCCTTTCAACGCCAAGGCTGTCGCCTTGTCCATCGGGTGGATGGCCCCATTGGCACCTATCGTGGGTTTGACGATGGCAGCGATCGGCGGATTTGGCAGGTCAATCAAGAACTGGCTGCCGCCACGATTTTTCAGTCCCATTACAGCCTCCAGCAGCATCAAGAACTGGGGTATGCGATGCGATCGCCAGTGGTGATCCCCAATGCCGCCAATCCTCAAATCTTCCATGCCCAGGGACGGCAACCCTTTGATCGCGATCGCAAGATTCGCCTGATCTCTAGTAGCTGGTCAAGCAATCCTAACAAGGGAGCTGCCACCTACCGATGGCTAGAAGAGCATCTCGATTGGCAACGGTTTGAGTACACCTTTGTGGGGCGATCGCCGCTGCCGTTTCAGCGCCTTCGCAAGGTTCCCCCCCTGCCCTCTGAGGAACTGGCTCAACTGCTCCGGCAACACGACATTTACATCACCGCCAGTCAGCATGACCCTTGCTCCAATGGCCTGATTGAAGCCCTTACCTGTGGGTTACCAGCCCTCTACCTCCAGAGTGGCGGTCATCCTGAAATTGTCGGTGCCGCAGGTTTAGGGTTTCACCAACCCGCCGCCATTCCCGACCTCCTGGAACAACTGGTGGGGGAATATGAGCAGCGACAAGCCCAGATTGCGCTGCCCAGCCTGACCACGGTGAGCAGACGTTATTTGGCCGTATTGGGACTGGAGATCCCGGTGCAAGGAGAAAGTCATGACTGA
- a CDS encoding anthranilate synthase component I, protein MVRGYIGAEIPELAMQPWYWRSRPLALRTGADIFTALCRPQPLTAPHRLPFATLLESPYPPSPDCPQNSRYSICGGPPRQHQGQPLVWIPPIGSILPCLRQRLHHAALAAAVTPNPDLPFTGGWLGWLGYDLAWEIEQLPYLKADELPFPVACWYEPDYFAVLDHQEQMLWLAASDPRHLDPLESRLESAVLSPITAPDPLPLITPPDFQTMQADYQAAVLQAQRYIQAGEIYQANLSVRFRVQTATDSWQLYRTLQQINPSPFANYWQTPWGVILSCSPERLVTLQGDRAQSRPIAGTRPRGNTPDQDHQLAAELLSNPKERAEHIMLVDLERNDLGRVCQWGSVQVDELLTLERYSHVMHLVSNVSGQLQPQGDAIDLIRALFPGGTITGCPKVRCLEIIEALEPQRRSLFYGSCGYLDWRGHLDLNILIRTLLLTDQPASQQLPTPHWMVWGQVGAGIVADSDPLREWEESLQKAQAQLAALGWVSAATS, encoded by the coding sequence GTGGTGCGCGGTTATATTGGGGCGGAGATTCCTGAGTTAGCTATGCAACCCTGGTACTGGCGATCGCGTCCCTTGGCGTTACGGACAGGGGCAGACATCTTTACAGCGCTCTGCCGTCCCCAGCCGCTCACCGCTCCTCACCGCCTGCCCTTTGCCACCCTCCTAGAAAGCCCCTATCCCCCCTCGCCTGATTGCCCCCAGAACAGTCGCTACTCGATTTGTGGCGGCCCTCCTCGCCAGCATCAAGGACAACCCCTCGTCTGGATTCCCCCCATCGGCTCGATACTCCCCTGCTTGCGGCAACGACTCCACCACGCAGCCCTAGCAGCAGCGGTAACCCCCAACCCCGACTTGCCATTCACAGGGGGGTGGCTGGGTTGGTTGGGGTACGACCTGGCTTGGGAAATTGAACAACTGCCCTATCTCAAAGCCGACGAGTTACCGTTTCCCGTCGCTTGCTGGTATGAACCTGACTACTTTGCGGTGCTGGATCATCAAGAACAAATGCTCTGGCTCGCCGCCAGTGATCCCAGGCACTTAGATCCCTTGGAATCTCGCTTGGAGTCAGCTGTCCTCTCCCCCATTACCGCCCCAGATCCCCTGCCCTTGATCACTCCTCCCGACTTCCAGACAATGCAAGCAGATTACCAAGCTGCGGTTTTGCAAGCTCAGCGCTATATTCAGGCAGGGGAGATCTACCAGGCCAATCTCTCCGTTCGGTTTCGAGTTCAGACTGCGACAGATAGCTGGCAACTTTACCGTACCTTGCAGCAGATTAATCCCTCTCCCTTTGCCAACTACTGGCAGACACCCTGGGGGGTGATTCTCAGTTGTTCCCCGGAACGTTTGGTGACCCTCCAAGGCGATCGGGCTCAATCCCGACCGATCGCAGGCACCCGCCCTCGAGGCAACACCCCCGATCAGGATCACCAGCTCGCCGCCGAGCTGCTCTCCAATCCTAAGGAACGGGCTGAACACATCATGCTGGTGGATTTGGAGCGCAACGACTTGGGGCGCGTCTGCCAGTGGGGTTCGGTGCAAGTGGATGAATTATTGACCCTGGAGCGCTATAGCCATGTGATGCATCTAGTGAGTAATGTCAGCGGTCAACTCCAACCCCAGGGGGATGCCATTGACCTGATCCGCGCCCTCTTCCCTGGCGGTACGATTACCGGCTGTCCCAAGGTACGCTGCCTGGAAATCATTGAAGCATTAGAACCCCAGCGCCGCAGCCTCTTCTATGGCTCCTGTGGCTATCTTGACTGGCGCGGCCATTTGGATCTGAATATTCTGATTCGCACCTTACTGTTGACCGATCAGCCAGCCTCTCAGCAGCTCCCCACCCCTCACTGGATGGTGTGGGGACAGGTGGGGGCAGGGATTGTAGCAGACAGCGACCCGCTACGGGAGTGGGAGGAATCGTTGCAAAAAGCCCAGGCACAATTGGCCGCTCTGGGCTGGGTGAGTGCTGCCACATCCTAG
- a CDS encoding energy-coupling factor transporter transmembrane component T family protein, protein MDLLRSLPLGLYLEQPITWLHHLDPRVKLAWLMGFLATPILADPLWRIFLVLLLMGVTLTTLIPLRVWRQQIGWLVALCLGILVLTAVFPDGIDTRHQPRLPADELAFAQATTLPVPPPRTWLNGTIPQPSGLPQPTSYAYVLVQQWPIKITRRSLDLGIRVSTLLFTLIYSTNLYLLTTAPEEITAGLEDLLQPLRRLRVPVTEIALTLTLSLRFIPLVLEEVQNLFRSIRTRAINWKKLGWRGAVQIWLMVTERLLENLLLRAEQIAAAMQVRGFTSPDQHRVQWHQLRLRPPDWLALASLLLLCGARLYWGGDS, encoded by the coding sequence ATGGATCTCCTGCGATCGCTGCCCCTGGGTCTTTACCTGGAACAACCCATTACCTGGCTTCATCACCTTGATCCCCGTGTCAAACTCGCTTGGTTAATGGGATTTCTAGCAACCCCCATTCTCGCTGATCCCCTCTGGCGAATTTTTTTGGTGCTGTTGTTAATGGGGGTGACTTTGACCACCCTTATCCCTCTGCGGGTGTGGCGACAACAGATAGGATGGTTGGTAGCATTATGTTTGGGGATATTGGTCTTGACAGCGGTGTTCCCCGATGGCATCGACACCCGCCACCAACCCCGACTGCCCGCCGATGAACTGGCTTTTGCCCAGGCAACTACCCTGCCAGTGCCGCCACCCCGGACATGGCTCAACGGAACAATCCCCCAGCCATCGGGGTTACCCCAGCCAACCTCCTACGCCTATGTACTGGTGCAACAGTGGCCGATCAAAATTACACGCCGCTCCCTTGATCTAGGGATACGGGTAAGTACACTGTTGTTTACCTTGATCTACAGCACCAATCTCTACCTGTTGACCACTGCCCCAGAAGAGATTACAGCGGGTTTGGAAGATCTGCTACAGCCGCTTCGCCGCCTTCGGGTGCCCGTAACAGAAATTGCCCTCACCCTCACCCTTTCGCTCCGCTTTATTCCCCTGGTTTTAGAGGAAGTGCAAAATCTGTTTCGGTCGATCCGCACCCGTGCCATTAACTGGAAGAAATTGGGGTGGCGTGGAGCCGTGCAAATCTGGTTGATGGTGACCGAGCGCCTGCTGGAAAACTTACTTCTACGAGCAGAGCAAATTGCAGCGGCAATGCAAGTCCGAGGGTTTACCAGCCCCGATCAACATCGGGTACAGTGGCACCAGCTGCGCCTCCGCCCCCCAGACTGGTTGGCTCTCGCCAGCTTGCTGCTGCTCTGTGGTGCGCGGTTATATTGGGGCGGAGATTCCTGA
- a CDS encoding GTP-binding protein: MEYGPEFFGINRAFKAIRRCDVVLLVIDAVDGATEQDQKLAGRIAEEGRACVVVVNKWDAIEKDNHTIYDFGRELKDRLYFIDWAEMIFVSAQTGQRVNKILDQVDQAAGQHQRRVTTAVVNEVLEEAVGWRSPPATRQGRQGKIYYGTQVSSQPPTIALFVNDPERFNDNYRRYIEHQVRQHLGFAGTPIRLLWRGKKVREAEQGGPNRATHV; encoded by the coding sequence GTGGAATACGGCCCGGAATTTTTTGGCATCAATCGCGCCTTCAAAGCCATCCGCCGCTGTGATGTGGTCTTGCTGGTGATTGATGCCGTGGATGGGGCAACGGAACAGGATCAGAAGTTGGCGGGCCGCATTGCCGAAGAGGGACGAGCCTGTGTGGTGGTAGTCAATAAGTGGGATGCCATTGAAAAAGATAACCACACCATCTATGACTTCGGACGGGAACTCAAAGACCGCCTCTATTTCATCGATTGGGCAGAGATGATCTTTGTCAGTGCCCAGACGGGGCAGCGGGTGAACAAAATTCTCGATCAGGTGGATCAGGCTGCCGGACAACACCAGCGACGGGTGACCACCGCAGTCGTCAACGAGGTGTTAGAAGAGGCCGTGGGCTGGCGATCGCCCCCAGCCACCCGCCAAGGGCGACAAGGGAAAATTTACTACGGCACCCAGGTCTCCAGCCAGCCCCCCACCATTGCCCTGTTTGTCAATGACCCAGAACGCTTCAACGACAACTACCGTCGCTATATTGAACACCAGGTTCGCCAACATCTTGGCTTTGCTGGGACTCCGATTCGCTTGCTCTGGCGGGGCAAAAAAGTCCGGGAGGCCGAACAGGGCGGCCCCAACCGAGCTACCCACGTTTAA
- a CDS encoding glycosyltransferase: MKWQAALSPLCMGTRRVGRGCKQWGAHQITDRWTPYSRLLLVSDSPQWVLSWELRELAGIARLLGAQVVQHPWLLSAPHQAIFYGSQFVLANADWRQLPQRVGLAYFHGLPGTGVPEFDQCYQQLCQFHPEIARIQVSHRAMQEVVLSSGIAPEKVFRIPIGINLDYFPVQTSESRRRMRAKYGLPETAVVVGSFQKDGVGWGAGLEPKRIKGPDVFLQTIERLKSRIPDLWVLLSGPARGYVKAGLERLGVPYRHCLLNYYPDIGQLFQTLDLYIVASRQEGGPKAVLESMASGVPLVTTQVGQAMDLVQHGANGWMVAVEDVEALAHWAEVAIAQRSALPSLLHQGRLTAVANSYTAQVPLWRNLLEGFVAIHPPH, from the coding sequence ATGAAGTGGCAGGCCGCCCTCTCGCCCCTGTGCATGGGTACCCGGCGGGTGGGTCGTGGGTGCAAACAATGGGGTGCCCATCAGATTACGGATCGCTGGACACCTTATTCCCGGTTGTTGCTGGTGAGTGACTCGCCCCAGTGGGTGCTGTCCTGGGAACTGCGGGAACTGGCAGGAATTGCCCGTTTGCTAGGGGCGCAAGTGGTACAACATCCGTGGCTCTTATCCGCACCCCACCAGGCAATTTTCTATGGCAGTCAGTTTGTGCTTGCCAATGCTGATTGGCGGCAACTTCCCCAGCGGGTCGGGTTGGCCTATTTCCATGGACTTCCCGGTACGGGGGTGCCCGAGTTTGATCAATGTTATCAGCAACTCTGCCAGTTTCACCCTGAGATTGCTCGCATTCAAGTCTCCCACCGAGCCATGCAGGAGGTGGTTTTGAGTTCGGGCATTGCCCCAGAAAAAGTGTTTCGGATTCCCATCGGCATTAACCTCGACTACTTTCCGGTACAAACTTCGGAATCGCGGCGGCGGATGCGAGCCAAATATGGCCTTCCTGAGACTGCGGTGGTGGTAGGCTCCTTTCAGAAAGATGGAGTAGGTTGGGGTGCTGGTTTAGAACCGAAGCGGATTAAGGGGCCAGATGTGTTTCTCCAAACCATCGAGCGGCTGAAATCTCGCATTCCCGATCTCTGGGTGCTCCTTTCTGGCCCAGCTCGGGGGTATGTGAAAGCTGGTTTAGAACGTCTGGGAGTTCCCTATCGCCATTGCCTACTCAATTACTATCCAGATATTGGGCAGTTATTTCAGACCCTGGATCTCTACATCGTCGCCTCTCGCCAGGAAGGAGGGCCAAAAGCCGTGTTAGAGTCCATGGCCAGTGGGGTGCCTTTGGTCACCACCCAAGTGGGGCAGGCAATGGATTTGGTTCAGCATGGTGCCAATGGCTGGATGGTTGCCGTAGAGGATGTGGAAGCGTTGGCTCACTGGGCAGAAGTGGCGATCGCCCAGCGGTCTGCGTTACCATCCCTGCTTCATCAAGGGCGGCTCACCGCAGTTGCCAATTCCTACACCGCACAAGTTCCCCTGTGGCGCAATCTGTTAGAGGGGTTTGTGGCGATCCATCCCCCCCATTGA
- the der gene encoding ribosome biogenesis GTPase Der, translated as MSLPIVAIIGRPNVGKSTLVNRLAGSNDAIVFDQPGVTRDRTYRACFWQDREFLVVDTGGLVFEDDTEFLPLIRQQALAALAESSAAILVVDGQAGVAAADQAIAQWLRQHPVPTLIAVNKCESPDQGLAQAGEFWSLGLGEPFAVSGIHGNGTGDLLDELITHLPISTGDEAPTETRVAIIGRPNVGKSSLLNALVGETRAIVSPISGTTRDAIDTVIEHQGRQYRLIDTAGIRKKTIRGIRPGIFWHQSRLQSHPPL; from the coding sequence ATGTCCTTACCAATTGTCGCGATTATCGGTCGTCCTAACGTGGGCAAGTCTACCCTCGTGAATCGGTTGGCAGGGAGTAACGATGCCATCGTTTTCGATCAGCCAGGGGTAACCCGCGATCGCACCTATCGAGCCTGTTTCTGGCAAGATCGAGAGTTCTTGGTGGTGGACACTGGGGGGTTGGTCTTTGAAGATGATACCGAATTTTTACCCCTGATTCGTCAACAGGCTCTGGCTGCTTTGGCGGAGTCCAGTGCGGCGATTTTGGTGGTGGATGGACAGGCCGGGGTGGCTGCTGCGGATCAGGCGATCGCCCAATGGTTGCGTCAGCATCCAGTTCCCACCTTGATTGCCGTCAACAAATGTGAGTCCCCAGATCAGGGTCTGGCTCAGGCAGGTGAGTTTTGGAGCCTGGGTTTGGGAGAGCCATTTGCCGTTTCTGGCATTCATGGCAATGGCACTGGCGATCTTCTGGATGAATTGATTACCCACCTGCCGATCTCCACGGGGGATGAGGCCCCGACCGAGACCCGGGTGGCCATTATTGGCCGTCCCAATGTCGGTAAATCCAGTCTCTTGAATGCGCTGGTTGGGGAAACCCGCGCCATTGTCAGCCCCATTTCTGGAACCACCCGGGATGCCATCGATACGGTAATTGAGCACCAGGGACGGCAGTATCGTTTGATTGACACCGCCGGAATTCGCAAAAAAACGATCCGTGGAATACGGCCCGGAATTTTTTGGCATCAATCGCGCCTTCAAAGCCATCCGCCGCTGTGA
- a CDS encoding cell division protein SepF: protein MNNIFTKLRDFVGLNDSAEYDYDYDETTGEEYPQSPYRQETAQTEEESQSRRRMARSRVAVDSEVGLGVTMNNVIGMPRASNGVPEVVIMEPRSFEEMPQAIQALRERKSIILNLNMMDPDQAQRAVDFVAGGTYAIDGHQERIGESIFLFTPNCVQVSTQSGVAHEAAPAQVRVPRPQAPAPAWVSEPSAMMA, encoded by the coding sequence GTGAACAATATTTTCACCAAACTGCGGGATTTCGTTGGATTAAATGACTCCGCAGAATATGACTATGACTATGATGAGACCACGGGTGAAGAGTACCCTCAGAGCCCCTATCGTCAAGAAACTGCACAAACTGAGGAAGAGAGTCAAAGCCGTCGTCGGATGGCACGGAGCCGAGTTGCTGTGGATTCAGAAGTGGGATTAGGAGTGACAATGAATAATGTAATTGGTATGCCTAGAGCCTCGAATGGAGTTCCCGAGGTCGTGATTATGGAACCCCGTTCCTTCGAAGAAATGCCCCAGGCCATCCAAGCCTTGCGGGAACGGAAATCCATCATTCTCAACCTCAACATGATGGATCCCGATCAAGCTCAGCGGGCGGTAGATTTTGTTGCGGGAGGCACCTATGCCATTGATGGACATCAAGAGCGCATTGGTGAAAGTATTTTTCTATTCACTCCCAACTGTGTACAGGTGAGTACTCAATCGGGTGTGGCTCACGAGGCTGCCCCGGCCCAGGTACGGGTACCTCGGCCTCAAGCCCCTGCACCCGCCTGGGTTTCTGAGCCATCGGCAATGATGGCCTAG
- a CDS encoding ArsA family ATPase codes for MAFILTFLGKGGTGKTTLAIAAAKEFASQGQRVLLAGQSSGPGLGLLLETPLEADPKTIAPNLQVVQLQTSVLLERNWETLKEHEAQYLRSPFLKSVYGQELGVLPGMDSALALNAIREYDAKGNYDVIVYDGLGDQTTLRMMGMPEILSWYLRRFREVFDNSGIGSILAPFVQPFLSSVLQVGVSGDSIAQPTNQAQNILEKGRQAIADPNRIAAYLLTTPDPLAIAQAKYLWGAAQQVGLTVGGVLLNYLDVSVTEISEMLILPEFSPLPVRSIPYRMVDNWEPLQAALPNFREAIQVPRPITIDVAAQTVSLFLPGFDKKQVKLIQSGPEITIEAGDQRRNLYLPPELSGRSATGAKFHDDYLTISL; via the coding sequence ATGGCGTTCATTCTCACATTTTTAGGTAAGGGCGGCACTGGCAAAACAACGCTGGCGATCGCTGCCGCCAAAGAATTTGCCAGTCAGGGGCAACGGGTGCTCCTCGCCGGTCAATCCTCGGGGCCGGGTTTAGGATTGTTGCTGGAAACCCCCCTAGAAGCTGATCCCAAGACCATTGCTCCCAACTTACAGGTGGTGCAACTCCAAACCTCAGTCTTGCTGGAACGGAACTGGGAAACCCTCAAAGAGCACGAAGCTCAGTATCTCCGATCCCCCTTCCTGAAGTCGGTGTACGGCCAGGAACTTGGAGTCTTACCTGGTATGGACAGTGCTCTGGCCTTGAATGCCATTCGGGAGTACGACGCTAAGGGCAACTATGATGTGATTGTCTACGATGGCTTGGGTGACCAGACAACCCTGCGGATGATGGGAATGCCGGAAATTCTCAGCTGGTATCTGCGGCGCTTTCGGGAGGTGTTTGACAACTCCGGTATCGGCTCGATTCTGGCTCCGTTTGTGCAACCCTTTCTTAGCAGCGTGCTCCAGGTGGGAGTCTCGGGGGATAGTATTGCCCAACCCACCAACCAGGCCCAGAATATCCTGGAAAAGGGACGACAGGCAATCGCCGATCCAAATCGGATTGCGGCCTACTTATTAACTACCCCAGATCCCTTGGCGATCGCCCAGGCCAAATACCTTTGGGGAGCTGCACAGCAAGTGGGGCTAACCGTGGGGGGTGTCTTGCTCAACTACCTGGATGTCAGTGTTACTGAGATTTCTGAGATGCTGATCTTGCCAGAGTTCAGTCCCTTGCCAGTGCGATCTATTCCCTACCGCATGGTGGACAACTGGGAACCCCTGCAAGCCGCCTTACCCAATTTCCGAGAAGCGATTCAGGTACCCCGGCCGATCACGATAGATGTGGCAGCTCAAACGGTCTCCCTGTTCCTACCGGGATTTGACAAAAAACAAGTCAAGCTGATCCAGAGTGGCCCCGAGATTACCATTGAAGCTGGGGATCAGCGCCGCAATCTCTACTTGCCCCCCGAACTCAGTGGCCGCTCGGCCACAGGTGCGAAGTTCCACGACGATTACCTGACCATTTCCCTCTAG
- a CDS encoding class I SAM-dependent methyltransferase — protein MTEAIRHLAYDLSMRKDYLATSEQQATVDESVFVADFWSQQWQGVAHLPQAAAIAQAEEYQIMEPFLGQLLPGSRILDGGCGLGAWTVFLTNQGFQVTGLDISAPTITRLQSLLPDYQFACRDIRQTDFVAATFDAYFSWGTFEHFENGLGDCMREAYRLLKPGGFLFVSVPFQNWRHIWRDARSQPASPQPSQTLRFYQWRLTVPELAQELAIAGFHVLQIQPIHRDQGWSRTLHHDFGLVPGSWGGVWGCACSG, from the coding sequence ATGACTGAAGCAATCCGCCATCTCGCCTATGATTTATCTATGCGCAAAGATTACCTAGCCACCTCAGAGCAGCAAGCTACAGTTGATGAAAGTGTCTTCGTCGCTGATTTCTGGTCTCAACAGTGGCAGGGAGTTGCCCATCTGCCCCAGGCTGCAGCGATCGCCCAGGCCGAAGAGTACCAAATCATGGAGCCTTTCCTGGGGCAGCTTTTACCTGGCAGTCGCATTCTTGATGGAGGCTGTGGGTTGGGAGCCTGGACAGTTTTTCTCACTAACCAGGGCTTTCAGGTCACCGGGCTGGATATCAGTGCCCCCACGATCACCCGATTACAGAGCCTCCTACCCGACTATCAGTTTGCCTGTCGCGATATTCGCCAGACTGATTTTGTTGCCGCCACCTTTGATGCCTATTTTTCCTGGGGTACCTTTGAGCATTTTGAAAATGGCTTGGGGGATTGTATGCGGGAAGCCTATCGCCTGCTCAAACCTGGCGGTTTTTTATTTGTCAGCGTACCGTTTCAAAATTGGCGACATATTTGGCGGGATGCCCGATCTCAGCCAGCAAGTCCCCAGCCTTCTCAAACCCTGCGGTTTTATCAGTGGCGATTGACCGTACCCGAATTAGCCCAAGAGCTGGCGATCGCGGGATTTCACGTCCTCCAGATCCAGCCGATTCATCGAGATCAGGGTTGGAGTCGTACCCTGCACCATGATTTTGGCCTCGTGCCTGGGAGTTGGGGGGGCGTTTGGGGATGCGCCTGCAGCGGTTGA
- the pipX gene encoding transcriptional coactivator PipX has protein sequence MSTETYLNHPTFGLLFRVCLVAESRELFTTLYAQRLFFVVNIAPSGLKFEPISRTDARLMVESRLRMLRRAGQTSEYNQLQVIHQRTFQ, from the coding sequence ATGAGCACTGAAACCTACCTCAACCACCCTACATTTGGCTTGCTTTTCAGAGTCTGTCTGGTTGCAGAAAGTCGAGAACTATTTACCACTCTCTACGCTCAACGTCTATTTTTCGTGGTCAATATTGCCCCTTCAGGGTTGAAGTTTGAACCCATCAGTCGCACGGACGCCCGTCTGATGGTGGAGAGTCGTTTACGGATGTTGCGTCGAGCTGGCCAAACCAGCGAGTACAATCAACTGCAAGTCATCCACCAGCGCACGTTTCAATAA
- a CDS encoding DUF2862 domain-containing protein: MQIGEKVRVRRLREKVSDPVIAKLGKIGTIRDFKMVDGSGVGLLVEFEDRFATWFFEDELESA, from the coding sequence ATGCAAATCGGTGAGAAGGTTCGGGTGCGGCGACTCCGGGAAAAAGTATCTGATCCGGTGATTGCGAAGTTGGGCAAGATTGGTACCATTCGTGACTTTAAAATGGTGGATGGCAGTGGCGTTGGCTTACTGGTAGAGTTTGAAGATCGATTTGCCACCTGGTTCTTTGAGGATGAACTAGAATCGGCCTAA
- a CDS encoding YggS family pyridoxal phosphate-dependent enzyme, whose protein sequence is MLLPPSAILAERIAQIQQTLPPSVRLIAVTKQVESAVIRAAYVAGLRDFGENRVQEAIAKQLQLQDCPGITWHLIGHLQSNKVQKALGHFQWIHSVDSLKLADQLNHLATDLSQPPCICLQVKILPDPNKYGWTVPQLLADLATLNQYTHLDICGLMTIPTPLV, encoded by the coding sequence ATGCTCCTGCCGCCGTCTGCAATTCTCGCTGAACGGATCGCCCAGATTCAACAAACCTTGCCGCCATCGGTGCGCCTGATCGCAGTCACCAAGCAGGTGGAGAGTGCGGTGATCCGCGCTGCCTACGTTGCAGGACTGCGAGACTTTGGTGAGAATCGGGTTCAGGAGGCGATCGCAAAACAACTGCAACTCCAGGATTGTCCGGGGATTACCTGGCATCTGATTGGACATCTCCAGAGTAATAAAGTACAAAAAGCCTTAGGACACTTTCAGTGGATTCACTCGGTTGATAGCCTCAAGCTTGCCGATCAACTAAACCATCTGGCGACAGATTTATCCCAACCCCCTTGCATTTGTCTTCAGGTCAAAATCCTCCCAGATCCCAACAAATATGGTTGGACGGTTCCGCAACTGCTGGCTGATTTAGCCACCCTGAATCAATATACACATCTCGATATCTGTGGATTAATGACAATTCCAACCCCCTTGGTTTAA